Proteins encoded together in one Trueperaceae bacterium window:
- a CDS encoding ZIP family metal transporter, which translates to MSELPPVLLVFLYATLTAVATGLGALPLLALRHVPARVLGLANGGAAGLMVGASFQLMREGLELSMPRTLVGMALGLAAIVVSQRLLERHEGDVGVADLAGASARKALLILGVMTAHSFAEGIGVGVSFGSTVSFGIFISLAIAVHNVPEGLAISLSMVPRGVPVWRAAWWSIVSSLPQPLMAVPAFLFVAVFEPFLPVGLGLAAGAMLWMAQSELLPEATEAASKESVATTFVLALMAMVAFQVLIGG; encoded by the coding sequence GTGAGCGAGCTGCCGCCCGTCCTGTTGGTGTTCCTCTACGCGACGTTGACGGCGGTCGCCACCGGCCTCGGGGCGCTCCCCCTGCTCGCCCTCCGGCACGTCCCCGCGCGGGTGTTGGGCCTCGCGAACGGCGGGGCGGCGGGGTTGATGGTCGGCGCCAGCTTCCAACTGATGCGCGAAGGCCTGGAGCTGTCGATGCCGCGCACGCTGGTCGGCATGGCGCTCGGGCTCGCCGCGATCGTCGTCAGCCAACGCCTGCTCGAACGCCACGAGGGCGACGTCGGCGTCGCGGACCTCGCCGGCGCGTCGGCCCGCAAGGCGCTGTTGATCCTCGGCGTCATGACCGCCCACTCGTTCGCGGAGGGCATCGGCGTCGGGGTGAGCTTCGGCAGCACCGTGAGTTTCGGGATCTTCATCAGCCTCGCGATCGCCGTGCACAACGTGCCCGAGGGCTTGGCGATCAGCCTCTCGATGGTGCCGCGCGGCGTCCCGGTGTGGCGGGCGGCCTGGTGGAGCATCGTCTCCAGCCTCCCGCAACCGCTCATGGCGGTCCCCGCGTTCCTGTTCGTCGCGGTGTTCGAGCCGTTCCTGCCCGTCGGGCTGGGGCTCGCCGCCGGCGCGATGCTGTGGATGGCGCAGTCGGAGCTGCTGCCCGAGGCGACCGAGGCGGCGTCGAAGGAATCGGTGGCGACGACGTTCGTCCTCGCGCTCATGGCGATGGTCGCGTTCCAGGTGCTGATCGGCGGCTGA